Proteins encoded within one genomic window of Gasterosteus aculeatus chromosome 18, fGasAcu3.hap1.1, whole genome shotgun sequence:
- the armh4 gene encoding uncharacterized protein armh4 isoform X1 — MPMSGRLRRLLLAGTCLCVCGTPVHLPNSPPATDGSVATSRSIPHADVESPSAGRVTGPVLGVSAVGGAGPRGRPKGTDPVTQTGSGDGLGGGSGPGEAGGDAQSHSSRAKTSASLSEMGHAQGQTGPVPSVDPDGRREDAGVFNQPVSGPAGGRRLLDTASSLEPPQLSSTAGEAGDQREADRAKRDPEASPPSTSESPNPGASSQRDASVSCIPPSVSPRTSTHLSIWGRDETMSSLPDPIREDGPGSLWTEASRPGGGDTAAPPSQDEATEGTMSSEALPLIFEPFEDVTTEAVAPAPGSARPPAGVAAATGPSDAPSLLMPDWTSPWQTSGGELLEPQPHAGAEDPSERGAAGTPDPEERLPATGPSLSSFRRAMTTVTMATRRPAHKSRSGLEEMESEEEPDEDEDDENSEDSVEDDSEEDLTETPKTPSTRPPYSLIPPPPVWFQRNQGLSKQTEELGGAHQGKGGLRVRDVGPRGHRHHGGPADRRRPLQHPRDSPQEEEQLQTPAEEGPAARVRCSSPATPRARDGPPGPDHAAGRQLRGRVLTGRRRRLGGQPPSL, encoded by the exons ATGCCGATGTCCGGGAGGCTCCGTCGCCTCCTGCTGGCTGGgacctgtctctgtgtctgcggGACCCCCGTCCACCTCCCCAACTCCCCCCCCGCGACGGACGGCTCGGTCGCAACCTCCAGGTCAATTCCCCACGCGGATGTGGAGTCCCCGAGCGCAGGACGCGTGACGGGCCCGGTGTTGGGTGTAAGTGCGGTGGGAGGGGCCGGCCCGCGTGGACGACCCAAGGGGACGGATCCCGTGACGCAGACGGGAAGCGGGGACGGCCTCGGGGGAGGATCGGGGCCGGGTGAGGCCGGCGGAGACGCACAGAGCCACAGCAGCCGGGCGAAGACGTCGGCGAGCTTGTCCGAGATGGGACACGCGCAGGGACAGACAGGTCCGGTGCCGTCCGTTGATCCGGACGGAAGACGGGAGGACGCAGGTGTCTTCAATCAGCCTGTGTCCGGtcctgcaggggggaggaggctgtTGGACACGGCCTCCTCGCTGGAGCCCCCACAGCTGAGCTCCACCGCCGGGGAGGCCGGAGACCAAAGGGAGGCGGACCGGGCCAAACGAGACCCAGAAGCAAGCCCGCCGTCCACCTCAGAATCCCCTAATCCCGGCGCGTCGTCCCAGAGAGACGCCTCCGTCAGCTGCATCCCTCCCTCGGTCTCCCCTCGGACCTCCACCCATTTGTCGATTTGGGGCCGCGATGAAACCATGTCCTCCCTCCCAGACCCCATCAGAGAAGACGGACCAGGCAGCCTGTGGACGGAGGCGTCTCGGCCCGGTGGGG GGGACACCGCGGCGCCGCCGTCTCAGGACGAGGCCACGGAGGGCACCATGTCGTCGGAGGCCCTGCCTCTCATCTTCGAGCCGTTCGAAGACGTCACGACCGAGGCGGTCGCACCGGCGCCCGGCAGCGCCCGGCCTCCCGCCGGCGTCGCAGCCGCAACGGGCCCCTCGGACGCGCCTTCCCTGCTGATGCCGGACTGGACGTCGCCGTGGCAGACGTCTGGCGGGGAGCTCCTGGAGCCGCAGCCTCACGCCGGGGCGGAGGATCCCTCTGAGAGAG GTGCAGCAGGGACACCGGACCCCGAGGAGCGCCTCCCCGCCACTGGCCCCTCCCTCTCATCCTTTCGGCGCGCTATGACAACGGTAACCATGGCGACCCGTCGGCCAGCGCACAAATCCAGATCTGGGCTGGAGGAGATGGAGTCCGAGG AGGAGCCggatgaagacgaggacgacgagAACTCCGAGGACTCTGTGGAGGACGACAGCGAGGAGGACCTAACGGAGACACCGAAAACGCCGTCTACTCGGCCTCCGTACAGCCTCATCCCTCCGCCTCCCGTCTGGTTCCAACGCAACCAGGGGCTGAGTAAGCAAAC TGAGGAGCTGGGTGGAGCTCATCAGGGAAAAG GCGGGCTACGTGTCCGGGATGTTGGTCCCCGTGGGCATCGGCATCACGGGGGCCCTGCTGATCGTCGGCGCCCTCTACAGCATCCGCGTGATTCACCGCAAGAGGAGGAACAGCTTCAAACACCAGCGGAGGAAGGTCCGGCAGCACGAG TTCGCTGTTCCTCTCCAGCAACCCCTCGAGCCCGGGACGGACCCCCAGGACCAGACCATGCTGCTGGCCGACAGCTCCGAGGACGAGTTCTGACCGGCCGGCGCCGGAGGCTCGGCGGACAACCCCCATCGCTATGA
- the armh4 gene encoding uncharacterized protein armh4 isoform X4, with the protein MPMSGRLRRLLLAGTCLCVCGTPVHLPNSPPATDGSVATSRSIPHADVESPSAGRVTGPVLGVSAVGGAGPRGRPKGTDPVTQTGSGDGLGGGSGPGEAGGDAQSHSSRAKTSASLSEMGHAQGQTGPVPSVDPDGRREDAGVFNQPVSGPAGGRRLLDTASSLEPPQLSSTAGEAGDQREADRAKRDPEASPPSTSESPNPGASSQRDASVSCIPPSVSPRTSTHLSIWGRDETMSSLPDPIREDGPGSLWTEASRPGGGDTAAPPSQDEATEGTMSSEALPLIFEPFEDVTTEAVAPAPGSARPPAGVAAATGPSDAPSLLMPDWTSPWQTSGGELLEPQPHAGAEDPSERGAAGTPDPEERLPATGPSLSSFRRAMTTVTMATRRPAHKSRSGLEEMESEEEPDEDEDDENSEDSVEDDSEEDLTETPKTPSTRPPYSLIPPPPVWFQRNQGLMRSWVELIREKAGYVSGMLVPVGIGITGALLIVGALYSIRVIHRKRRNSFKHQRRKVRQHEQPLEPGTDPQDQTMLLADSSEDEF; encoded by the exons ATGCCGATGTCCGGGAGGCTCCGTCGCCTCCTGCTGGCTGGgacctgtctctgtgtctgcggGACCCCCGTCCACCTCCCCAACTCCCCCCCCGCGACGGACGGCTCGGTCGCAACCTCCAGGTCAATTCCCCACGCGGATGTGGAGTCCCCGAGCGCAGGACGCGTGACGGGCCCGGTGTTGGGTGTAAGTGCGGTGGGAGGGGCCGGCCCGCGTGGACGACCCAAGGGGACGGATCCCGTGACGCAGACGGGAAGCGGGGACGGCCTCGGGGGAGGATCGGGGCCGGGTGAGGCCGGCGGAGACGCACAGAGCCACAGCAGCCGGGCGAAGACGTCGGCGAGCTTGTCCGAGATGGGACACGCGCAGGGACAGACAGGTCCGGTGCCGTCCGTTGATCCGGACGGAAGACGGGAGGACGCAGGTGTCTTCAATCAGCCTGTGTCCGGtcctgcaggggggaggaggctgtTGGACACGGCCTCCTCGCTGGAGCCCCCACAGCTGAGCTCCACCGCCGGGGAGGCCGGAGACCAAAGGGAGGCGGACCGGGCCAAACGAGACCCAGAAGCAAGCCCGCCGTCCACCTCAGAATCCCCTAATCCCGGCGCGTCGTCCCAGAGAGACGCCTCCGTCAGCTGCATCCCTCCCTCGGTCTCCCCTCGGACCTCCACCCATTTGTCGATTTGGGGCCGCGATGAAACCATGTCCTCCCTCCCAGACCCCATCAGAGAAGACGGACCAGGCAGCCTGTGGACGGAGGCGTCTCGGCCCGGTGGGG GGGACACCGCGGCGCCGCCGTCTCAGGACGAGGCCACGGAGGGCACCATGTCGTCGGAGGCCCTGCCTCTCATCTTCGAGCCGTTCGAAGACGTCACGACCGAGGCGGTCGCACCGGCGCCCGGCAGCGCCCGGCCTCCCGCCGGCGTCGCAGCCGCAACGGGCCCCTCGGACGCGCCTTCCCTGCTGATGCCGGACTGGACGTCGCCGTGGCAGACGTCTGGCGGGGAGCTCCTGGAGCCGCAGCCTCACGCCGGGGCGGAGGATCCCTCTGAGAGAG GTGCAGCAGGGACACCGGACCCCGAGGAGCGCCTCCCCGCCACTGGCCCCTCCCTCTCATCCTTTCGGCGCGCTATGACAACGGTAACCATGGCGACCCGTCGGCCAGCGCACAAATCCAGATCTGGGCTGGAGGAGATGGAGTCCGAGG AGGAGCCggatgaagacgaggacgacgagAACTCCGAGGACTCTGTGGAGGACGACAGCGAGGAGGACCTAACGGAGACACCGAAAACGCCGTCTACTCGGCCTCCGTACAGCCTCATCCCTCCGCCTCCCGTCTGGTTCCAACGCAACCAGGGGCTGA TGAGGAGCTGGGTGGAGCTCATCAGGGAAAAG GCGGGCTACGTGTCCGGGATGTTGGTCCCCGTGGGCATCGGCATCACGGGGGCCCTGCTGATCGTCGGCGCCCTCTACAGCATCCGCGTGATTCACCGCAAGAGGAGGAACAGCTTCAAACACCAGCGGAGGAAGGTCCGGCAGCACGAG CAACCCCTCGAGCCCGGGACGGACCCCCAGGACCAGACCATGCTGCTGGCCGACAGCTCCGAGGACGAGTTCTGA
- the armh4 gene encoding uncharacterized protein armh4 isoform X3: MPMSGRLRRLLLAGTCLCVCGTPVHLPNSPPATDGSVATSRSIPHADVESPSAGRVTGPVLGVSAVGGAGPRGRPKGTDPVTQTGSGDGLGGGSGPGEAGGDAQSHSSRAKTSASLSEMGHAQGQTGPVPSVDPDGRREDAGVFNQPVSGPAGGRRLLDTASSLEPPQLSSTAGEAGDQREADRAKRDPEASPPSTSESPNPGASSQRDASVSCIPPSVSPRTSTHLSIWGRDETMSSLPDPIREDGPGSLWTEASRPGGGDTAAPPSQDEATEGTMSSEALPLIFEPFEDVTTEAVAPAPGSARPPAGVAAATGPSDAPSLLMPDWTSPWQTSGGELLEPQPHAGAEDPSERGAAGTPDPEERLPATGPSLSSFRRAMTTVTMATRRPAHKSRSGLEEMESEEEPDEDEDDENSEDSVEDDSEEDLTETPKTPSTRPPYSLIPPPPVWFQRNQGLMRSWVELIREKAGYVSGMLVPVGIGITGALLIVGALYSIRVIHRKRRNSFKHQRRKVRQHEFAVPLQQPLEPGTDPQDQTMLLADSSEDEF, encoded by the exons ATGCCGATGTCCGGGAGGCTCCGTCGCCTCCTGCTGGCTGGgacctgtctctgtgtctgcggGACCCCCGTCCACCTCCCCAACTCCCCCCCCGCGACGGACGGCTCGGTCGCAACCTCCAGGTCAATTCCCCACGCGGATGTGGAGTCCCCGAGCGCAGGACGCGTGACGGGCCCGGTGTTGGGTGTAAGTGCGGTGGGAGGGGCCGGCCCGCGTGGACGACCCAAGGGGACGGATCCCGTGACGCAGACGGGAAGCGGGGACGGCCTCGGGGGAGGATCGGGGCCGGGTGAGGCCGGCGGAGACGCACAGAGCCACAGCAGCCGGGCGAAGACGTCGGCGAGCTTGTCCGAGATGGGACACGCGCAGGGACAGACAGGTCCGGTGCCGTCCGTTGATCCGGACGGAAGACGGGAGGACGCAGGTGTCTTCAATCAGCCTGTGTCCGGtcctgcaggggggaggaggctgtTGGACACGGCCTCCTCGCTGGAGCCCCCACAGCTGAGCTCCACCGCCGGGGAGGCCGGAGACCAAAGGGAGGCGGACCGGGCCAAACGAGACCCAGAAGCAAGCCCGCCGTCCACCTCAGAATCCCCTAATCCCGGCGCGTCGTCCCAGAGAGACGCCTCCGTCAGCTGCATCCCTCCCTCGGTCTCCCCTCGGACCTCCACCCATTTGTCGATTTGGGGCCGCGATGAAACCATGTCCTCCCTCCCAGACCCCATCAGAGAAGACGGACCAGGCAGCCTGTGGACGGAGGCGTCTCGGCCCGGTGGGG GGGACACCGCGGCGCCGCCGTCTCAGGACGAGGCCACGGAGGGCACCATGTCGTCGGAGGCCCTGCCTCTCATCTTCGAGCCGTTCGAAGACGTCACGACCGAGGCGGTCGCACCGGCGCCCGGCAGCGCCCGGCCTCCCGCCGGCGTCGCAGCCGCAACGGGCCCCTCGGACGCGCCTTCCCTGCTGATGCCGGACTGGACGTCGCCGTGGCAGACGTCTGGCGGGGAGCTCCTGGAGCCGCAGCCTCACGCCGGGGCGGAGGATCCCTCTGAGAGAG GTGCAGCAGGGACACCGGACCCCGAGGAGCGCCTCCCCGCCACTGGCCCCTCCCTCTCATCCTTTCGGCGCGCTATGACAACGGTAACCATGGCGACCCGTCGGCCAGCGCACAAATCCAGATCTGGGCTGGAGGAGATGGAGTCCGAGG AGGAGCCggatgaagacgaggacgacgagAACTCCGAGGACTCTGTGGAGGACGACAGCGAGGAGGACCTAACGGAGACACCGAAAACGCCGTCTACTCGGCCTCCGTACAGCCTCATCCCTCCGCCTCCCGTCTGGTTCCAACGCAACCAGGGGCTGA TGAGGAGCTGGGTGGAGCTCATCAGGGAAAAG GCGGGCTACGTGTCCGGGATGTTGGTCCCCGTGGGCATCGGCATCACGGGGGCCCTGCTGATCGTCGGCGCCCTCTACAGCATCCGCGTGATTCACCGCAAGAGGAGGAACAGCTTCAAACACCAGCGGAGGAAGGTCCGGCAGCACGAG TTCGCTGTTCCTCTCCAGCAACCCCTCGAGCCCGGGACGGACCCCCAGGACCAGACCATGCTGCTGGCCGACAGCTCCGAGGACGAGTTCTGA
- the armh4 gene encoding uncharacterized protein armh4 isoform X2: protein MPMSGRLRRLLLAGTCLCVCGTPVHLPNSPPATDGSVATSRSIPHADVESPSAGRVTGPVLGVSAVGGAGPRGRPKGTDPVTQTGSGDGLGGGSGPGEAGGDAQSHSSRAKTSASLSEMGHAQGQTGPVPSVDPDGRREDAGVFNQPVSGPAGGRRLLDTASSLEPPQLSSTAGEAGDQREADRAKRDPEASPPSTSESPNPGASSQRDASVSCIPPSVSPRTSTHLSIWGRDETMSSLPDPIREDGPGSLWTEASRPGGGDTAAPPSQDEATEGTMSSEALPLIFEPFEDVTTEAVAPAPGSARPPAGVAAATGPSDAPSLLMPDWTSPWQTSGGELLEPQPHAGAEDPSERGAAGTPDPEERLPATGPSLSSFRRAMTTVTMATRRPAHKSRSGLEEMESEEEPDEDEDDENSEDSVEDDSEEDLTETPKTPSTRPPYSLIPPPPVWFQRNQGLSKQTEELGGAHQGKGGLRVRDVGPRGHRHHGGPADRRRPLQHPRDSPQEEEQLQTPAEEGPAARATPRARDGPPGPDHAAGRQLRGRVLTGRRRRLGGQPPSL from the exons ATGCCGATGTCCGGGAGGCTCCGTCGCCTCCTGCTGGCTGGgacctgtctctgtgtctgcggGACCCCCGTCCACCTCCCCAACTCCCCCCCCGCGACGGACGGCTCGGTCGCAACCTCCAGGTCAATTCCCCACGCGGATGTGGAGTCCCCGAGCGCAGGACGCGTGACGGGCCCGGTGTTGGGTGTAAGTGCGGTGGGAGGGGCCGGCCCGCGTGGACGACCCAAGGGGACGGATCCCGTGACGCAGACGGGAAGCGGGGACGGCCTCGGGGGAGGATCGGGGCCGGGTGAGGCCGGCGGAGACGCACAGAGCCACAGCAGCCGGGCGAAGACGTCGGCGAGCTTGTCCGAGATGGGACACGCGCAGGGACAGACAGGTCCGGTGCCGTCCGTTGATCCGGACGGAAGACGGGAGGACGCAGGTGTCTTCAATCAGCCTGTGTCCGGtcctgcaggggggaggaggctgtTGGACACGGCCTCCTCGCTGGAGCCCCCACAGCTGAGCTCCACCGCCGGGGAGGCCGGAGACCAAAGGGAGGCGGACCGGGCCAAACGAGACCCAGAAGCAAGCCCGCCGTCCACCTCAGAATCCCCTAATCCCGGCGCGTCGTCCCAGAGAGACGCCTCCGTCAGCTGCATCCCTCCCTCGGTCTCCCCTCGGACCTCCACCCATTTGTCGATTTGGGGCCGCGATGAAACCATGTCCTCCCTCCCAGACCCCATCAGAGAAGACGGACCAGGCAGCCTGTGGACGGAGGCGTCTCGGCCCGGTGGGG GGGACACCGCGGCGCCGCCGTCTCAGGACGAGGCCACGGAGGGCACCATGTCGTCGGAGGCCCTGCCTCTCATCTTCGAGCCGTTCGAAGACGTCACGACCGAGGCGGTCGCACCGGCGCCCGGCAGCGCCCGGCCTCCCGCCGGCGTCGCAGCCGCAACGGGCCCCTCGGACGCGCCTTCCCTGCTGATGCCGGACTGGACGTCGCCGTGGCAGACGTCTGGCGGGGAGCTCCTGGAGCCGCAGCCTCACGCCGGGGCGGAGGATCCCTCTGAGAGAG GTGCAGCAGGGACACCGGACCCCGAGGAGCGCCTCCCCGCCACTGGCCCCTCCCTCTCATCCTTTCGGCGCGCTATGACAACGGTAACCATGGCGACCCGTCGGCCAGCGCACAAATCCAGATCTGGGCTGGAGGAGATGGAGTCCGAGG AGGAGCCggatgaagacgaggacgacgagAACTCCGAGGACTCTGTGGAGGACGACAGCGAGGAGGACCTAACGGAGACACCGAAAACGCCGTCTACTCGGCCTCCGTACAGCCTCATCCCTCCGCCTCCCGTCTGGTTCCAACGCAACCAGGGGCTGAGTAAGCAAAC TGAGGAGCTGGGTGGAGCTCATCAGGGAAAAG GCGGGCTACGTGTCCGGGATGTTGGTCCCCGTGGGCATCGGCATCACGGGGGCCCTGCTGATCGTCGGCGCCCTCTACAGCATCCGCGTGATTCACCGCAAGAGGAGGAACAGCTTCAAACACCAGCGGAGGAAGGTCCGGCAGCACGAG CAACCCCTCGAGCCCGGGACGGACCCCCAGGACCAGACCATGCTGCTGGCCGACAGCTCCGAGGACGAGTTCTGACCGGCCGGCGCCGGAGGCTCGGCGGACAACCCCCATCGCTATGA
- the LOC120807992 gene encoding vascular endothelial growth factor A-A-like isoform X2, which translates to MQSFIGVSHLVSVLLLQLARAQILPPPEEGHSRVMPFDEVMAKSMCRPMEQLVEVGQEHPGQVQYIYIPACVALWRCSGCCGDENLECQASLLSNTTLQVMRIHQMVSMHHVELTFEEHQKCECSSESIKNKHEKTASSCVNCRFPQKQMDLH; encoded by the exons ATGCAGAGTTTCATCGGAGTCTCGCACCTCGTCTCGgttcttctgctgcagctggcaCGTGCGCAG ATTTTGCCCCCCCCAGAAGAAGGTCACTCAAGAG TGATGCCGTTCGACGAGGTGATGGCAAAGAGCATGTGTCGGCCcatggagcagctggtggaggtggGGCAGGAGCACCCGGGACAAGTGCAGTACATCTACATACCTGCTTGTGTCGCGCTCTGGCGCTGCTCCGGTTGCTGCGGTGACGAGAACCTGGAGTGCCAGGCCTCCCTCCTAAGCAACACCACTCTGCAG GTGATGAGGATTCATCAAATGGTGTCTATGCACCACGTGGAGCTCACATTTGAGGAGCATCAGAAGTGTGAATGCAG CAGTGAGTCTATCAAGAACAAACACGAGAAGACAGCGAGCAGCTGTGTCAA
- the naa30 gene encoding N-alpha-acetyltransferase 30: protein MATVPPGPSSALPSSPAEISPFPGVGSAEPAGQDAEPACHREGCVPAGTGTTSGSVGEVNRSLNKKQKSMLARASPAALHLKMRAREQQQLNGLASPPEDDDGHQRTGKRPDNPRPSADNSDSGNEEAPAPSNRSEHCQHEGHGPFSKNGRHSPLGNNSANGMPGFTRTEGDDGGRPGDEGGHESDPEEPPSDGPPEAGPGGRRGRADPQEPPAAELARLDLGGSPGRAEEDGHGIRYVRYESELQMPWIMRLITKDLSEPYSIYTYRYFIHNWPQLCFLAMVEQECVGAIVCKLDMHKKMFRRGYIAMLAVDSKHRRKSIGTNLVKKAIYAMVEGDCDEVVLETEITNKSALKLYENLGFVRDKRLFRYYLNGVDALRLKLWLR, encoded by the exons ATGGCCACAGTGCCGCCTGGGCCTAGTAGCGCGCTGCCTTCATCCCCGGCTGAAATTTCTCCTTTCCCCGGGGTTGGGAGCGCGGAGCCGGCCGGGCAAGACGCAGAACCGGCCTGCCACCGCGAGGGCTGCGTGCCCGCCGGCACGGGGACGACGTCGGGGTCGGTGGGCGAAGTGAACAGGTCGCTTAATAAGAAGCAGAAGAGCATGCTAGCTAGAGCTAGCCCGGCGGCGCTGCACCTTAAAATGCGAGCCcgagagcagcagcagttaaACGGCTTGGCCAGCCCGCCGGAGGACGACGACGGCCACCAGCGCACGGGAAAGCGGCCTGACAACCCGAGACCGTCCGCGGACAACAGTGACAGCGGCAACGAGGAGGCTCCGGCCCCCAGCAACCGCAGTGAGCATTGCCAACACGAAGGCCACGGCCCCTTCTCTAAAAACGGCCGTCACTCTCCCTTAGGTAACAATAGCGCGAACGGCATGCCGGGTTTCACGAGGACTGAGGGGGACGATGGGGGGCGTCCGGGGGACGAAGGGGGCCACGAGTCTGACCCCGAGGAGCCGCCGAGCGACGGGCCGCCGGAAGCCGGGCCCGGCGGACGGAGAGGCCGCGCCGACCCGCAGGAGCCGCCGGCTGCGGAGCTCGCCCGGCTCGACCTCGGCGGGTCCCCGGGCCGAGCGGAGGAGGACGGCCACGGCATCCGCTATGTCCGCTACGAGTCCGAGCTTCAGATGCCGTGGATCATGAGACTGATCACCAAGGACTTGTCTGAGCCTTATTCAATTTACACCTACAGGTACTTCATCCACAACTGGCCGCAGCTCTGCTTTCTG gccATGGTGGAGCAGGAGTGTGTCGGAGCCATCGTTTGTAAGCTTGACATGCACAAGAAGATGTTCCGCCGCGGCTACATCGCCATGCTGGCCGTGGACTCGAAACACAGAAGGAAAAGCATCG GTACTAATCTGGTGAAGAAGGCCATCTACGCCATGGTGGAGGGAGACTGTGACGAG GTTGTATTGGAGACTGAAATCACCAACAAATCGGCCCTGAAGCTGTACGAGAACTTGGGTTTTGTCAGAGACAAGCGGCTGTTCAGATACTACCTGAACGGAGTGGACGCGCTGCGGCTCAAACTGTGGCTCCGCTAG
- the LOC120807992 gene encoding vascular endothelial growth factor A-A-like isoform X1 — MQSFIGVSHLVSVLLLQLARAQILPPPEEGHSRVMPFDEVMAKSMCRPMEQLVEVGQEHPGQVQYIYIPACVALWRCSGCCGDENLECQASLLSNTTLQVMRIHQMVSMHHVELTFEEHQKCECSSSESIKNKHEKTASSCVNCRFPQKQMDLH, encoded by the exons ATGCAGAGTTTCATCGGAGTCTCGCACCTCGTCTCGgttcttctgctgcagctggcaCGTGCGCAG ATTTTGCCCCCCCCAGAAGAAGGTCACTCAAGAG TGATGCCGTTCGACGAGGTGATGGCAAAGAGCATGTGTCGGCCcatggagcagctggtggaggtggGGCAGGAGCACCCGGGACAAGTGCAGTACATCTACATACCTGCTTGTGTCGCGCTCTGGCGCTGCTCCGGTTGCTGCGGTGACGAGAACCTGGAGTGCCAGGCCTCCCTCCTAAGCAACACCACTCTGCAG GTGATGAGGATTCATCAAATGGTGTCTATGCACCACGTGGAGCTCACATTTGAGGAGCATCAGAAGTGTGAATGCAG CAGCAGTGAGTCTATCAAGAACAAACACGAGAAGACAGCGAGCAGCTGTGTCAA
- the actr10 gene encoding actin-related protein 10, with protein sequence MPLFDGLGSGGEKTAIVIDLGAAYTKCGFAGETGPRFIIPSEIRKPGQQQAVKVVQYNINTEELYVILKEFIHLLYFRHLLVNPRDRRVVIIESILCPSHFRETLTKVFFKQFEVPSVLFAPSHLMAIMTLGINSALVMDCGHTETLVLPVYECTAILPAWEALPLGGKAIHKELDGLLVEQCTVDTDTTTGQSVPAAIGTIPEDTVEDIKVRTCFVSDLQRGLKIQEAKFNLDGTAERPAPPPDVDYPLDGEKILHVKGSIRDSLMEILFEQDNEEKSVASLILDALVKCPIDTRKVLSENLVVIGGTAMLPGFLHRLLAEIRLLVEKPKYSSVLASKSLRIHAPPAKPNCTAWLGGAVFGSLQDILGSRSVSRDYYNQTDRIPDWCCLSSPPPESLYEAGKTPPPLMKRAFSTEK encoded by the exons ATGCCCTTatttgatggtttgggaagcGGAGGAGAGAAGACTGCGATCGTTATTGACTTGGGAGCAGCGTACACAAA ATGTGGCTTTGCAGGGGAAACGGGGCCCAGGTTCATCATACCCAGCGAGATCCGGAAACCTggacagcagcag GCCGTCAAGGTGGTTCAGTACAAcatcaacacagaagagctTTATGTCATCCTCAAAGAGTTCATCCATTTACTGTACTTCAG GCACCTGCTGGTGAATCCTCGCGACAGAAGAGTCgtcatcatcgagtccatcctctgcccGTCTCACTTCAGGGAGACGCTCACCAAGGTTTTCTTCAAACAGTTTGAG GTGCCCTCTGTGCTGTTTGCACCAAGTCACCTCATGGCCATCATGACTTTGGGTATCAACTCTGCTCTGGTGATGGACTGTGGCCACACAGAGACGCTGGTGCTGCCT GTCTACGAGTGCACTGCAATTCTTCCAGCCTGGGAGGCTTTGCCTTTGGGAGGAAAAGCCATCCATAA GGAATTAGATGGGCTCCTTGTGGAACAATGCACTGTGGACACAGACACCACCACGGGACAAAGTGTACCAGCTGCCATTG GGACCATCCCAGAGGACACAGTAGAAGATATCAAGG TCAGAACGTGCTTCGTCAGCGACCTGCAGAGAGGCCTCAAGATCCAGGAAGCCAAATTTAACCTGGACGGCACAGCGGAG CGCCCggcgcctcctccagacgtCGATTATCCTCTGGATGGCGAGAAGATCCTTCACGTCAAAGGATCCATCAG gGATTCTCTGATGGAGATCCTGTTCGAACAGGACAACGAGGAGAAGAGTGTGGCTTCTCTGATACTTGACGCTCTGGTGAAG TGCCCCATTGACACCCGCAAGGTTCTGTCAGAGAACCTGGTGGTGATCGGAGGCACGGCCATGCTGCCGGGCTTCCTGCACCGCCTGCTGGCGGAGATAcgcctcctggtggagaaaCCCAAGTACAGCAGCGTGCTGGCCAGCAAGAGCCTCCGAATACACGCTCCACCCGCCAAGCCCAACTGCACCGCCTGGCTCGGAG GCGCCGTCTTCGGGTCGCTGCAGGACATCCTGGGCAGCCGGTCGGTGTCACGGGACTACTACAACCAGACGGACCGCATCCCAGACTGGTGCTGCTTGAGCTCCCCTCCTCCCGAATCTCTGTACGAGGCGGGCAAGACGCCTCCTCCGCTGATGAAGAGGGCTTTCTCCACGGAGAAGTAG